CCGACATTCCAGTCTTATTAGCTTCTCAAGCATCTTGCTTTCGGTGATGTCGCAAACCACAATTCTGAAGGAGGGTAAGCCTTTACCATCTTCGGCCTTTACCGTTTGCAGATGTGCATAAAAAGGAGCAGCGTTTTTTCGCCTGATAATCACTTCGCAATGGGAGGGCGTCAACATCAAACGTGCCTGATTTAGGTGTCTAAAAAATGTCTCAAAATATTTCTTCAGAATGAATGTGGTAAGAGGCATCTTTATCATGAGGTCCTTTTCAACTCCCAGAAGTTCCACAGCCGCGAGGTTCGCATCAAGTATCACAGCGTTACGGTCAACGATTAAATACCCGGCAGGTGCATTATCGAAAAGGTCTCGATACTTTGTATTCGATTCTTCGAGCAGCTCTAGCAAGTCGGCCTGTATCCCGAGCTCACTCTGATAGTCAACGAGTTTGCGCGTGAGCCCCCGATAGAGACGAGGGTTACTTTCATGTTGAAACGACAGAGACTCTTGAGCCTGTACGCTATCTGCTTTACGAAGTAATGAGGCTGGGTTCACCCCTTT
This genomic interval from Thermodesulfovibrionales bacterium contains the following:
- a CDS encoding PAS domain S-box protein, whose protein sequence is MLELLEESNTKYRDLFDNAPAGYLIVDRNAVILDANLAAVELLGVEKDLMIKMPLTTFILKKYFETFFRHLNQARLMLTPSHCEVIIRRKNAAPFYAHLQTVKAEDGKGLPSFRIVVCDITESKMLEKLIRLECRPIKPRNRTLSTRKEKKSATQH